One window from the genome of Sphingomicrobium arenosum encodes:
- a CDS encoding FAD-dependent oxidoreductase, whose amino-acid sequence MRHFAIVGSGPAGFYTAEALAKAYGEEARIEIIDRLPVPYGLIRFGVAPDHQSIKKVAIRYDKVAEADNVRFIGNVSIGDAVTVAELRGLYDAVVMATGAPHDRALGIEGEDLPGVMGSAEFVGWYNGHPDHADHRPPLEGTHAVVIGAGNVALDVARILSKTLEELGGSDIVDHAYRALGQSQVRDITILARRGPHQVAMTPKELGELGQLEIACPIVDAADFPPADEDAALEDRGLAKSVGLLRDYAALECDKDKAIRFDFYARPVRIEGDGRAERVIVERTHIDADGRARGTGEEYVLPASLVVSCIGYSSPPIEGVPYDHRGGRFANEGGVIEDGLYAVGWARRGPTGTIGTNRPDGYEVAASIEAAMPVGSDGGKAGGGGLDALLDSRDVLATGFSDWRRIEAAEEAAAREGAPREKMVSTSEMLRLLGHK is encoded by the coding sequence ATGCGGCATTTCGCGATCGTGGGTTCGGGACCGGCGGGTTTCTACACTGCCGAGGCGCTGGCCAAGGCCTATGGCGAGGAGGCGCGGATCGAAATCATCGATCGCCTGCCCGTGCCCTATGGCCTCATCCGCTTCGGGGTGGCGCCCGATCACCAGTCGATCAAGAAGGTCGCGATCCGATATGACAAGGTCGCCGAGGCGGACAATGTGCGCTTCATCGGCAATGTGTCGATCGGCGATGCGGTGACGGTGGCCGAACTGCGCGGCCTCTATGACGCCGTCGTGATGGCGACGGGGGCGCCGCACGACCGCGCGCTGGGGATCGAGGGGGAGGACTTGCCCGGCGTGATGGGCTCCGCCGAGTTCGTCGGCTGGTACAATGGCCATCCCGACCATGCCGATCACCGCCCGCCGCTGGAGGGCACCCATGCGGTGGTGATCGGGGCGGGCAATGTGGCGCTCGACGTCGCGCGCATCCTGTCGAAGACCTTGGAGGAACTGGGCGGGTCGGACATCGTCGACCATGCCTATCGCGCGCTGGGCCAGAGCCAGGTGCGCGACATCACCATCCTCGCGCGACGTGGGCCGCACCAGGTGGCGATGACGCCCAAGGAGCTGGGCGAATTGGGGCAGCTGGAAATCGCTTGTCCGATCGTCGATGCGGCGGACTTTCCCCCGGCCGACGAGGATGCGGCGCTGGAGGATCGCGGGCTGGCGAAATCGGTGGGGTTGCTGCGCGATTATGCGGCGCTCGAATGCGACAAGGACAAGGCGATCCGTTTCGACTTTTACGCCCGGCCGGTGCGGATCGAAGGCGACGGGCGCGCCGAGCGCGTTATCGTCGAGCGCACGCATATCGACGCCGACGGACGTGCGCGGGGGACTGGGGAGGAATATGTCCTGCCTGCCAGCCTCGTGGTCAGCTGTATCGGCTATTCATCGCCGCCCATCGAGGGCGTGCCCTACGACCATCGTGGCGGGCGGTTCGCCAATGAGGGCGGGGTGATCGAGGACGGGCTTTATGCGGTCGGCTGGGCGCGGCGCGGGCCGACGGGAACGATCGGCACGAACCGTCCCGACGGCTATGAGGTTGCCGCGTCGATCGAGGCGGCGATGCCGGTCGGCTCGGACGGCGGCAAGGCGGGGGGAGGGGGGCTCGATGCCCTGCTCGATTCGCGCGACGTGCTGGCGACGGGCTTTTCCGACTGGCGACGGATCGAGGCGGCCGAAGAAGCCGCCGCGCGTGAGGGAGCCCCGCGCGAAAAGATGGTGTCGACGAGCGAGATGCTGCGGCTGCTCGGTCACAAGTAA
- a CDS encoding polyhydroxyalkanoic acid system family protein, with product MTTPMEVELPHQLGRAEARSRIAGNTHRLKDAIPGGMAEVHEAWDGDQLDLTVGAMGQEVKARIIVEETVVKCRIDLPGMLGMFKGAIENAMKTHGRDLLLEDRSLD from the coding sequence ATGACGACACCCATGGAAGTCGAATTGCCGCACCAGCTGGGGCGAGCCGAAGCGAGAAGCCGGATCGCGGGCAACACCCACCGCTTAAAGGACGCCATCCCCGGTGGCATGGCCGAGGTCCACGAGGCTTGGGACGGCGATCAGCTCGACCTCACCGTCGGCGCGATGGGGCAGGAGGTGAAGGCGCGCATCATCGTCGAGGAGACGGTGGTCAAATGCCGCATCGACCTTCCCGGCATGCTCGGCATGTTCAAGGGCGCGATCGAGAATGCGATGAAAACGCATGGGCGCGACCTCCTGCTCGAGGATCGCTCGCTCGACTAG
- the clpB gene encoding ATP-dependent chaperone ClpB translates to MDLEKLTERARGFLQAAQTIAARENHQRITPAHLVKALLDDDQGMAAGLIAKAGGDARAARSNVDTLVAKEPSVTGGGASQAPGVDGNTMRLLDKAQEVAEKSGDSYVTVERILLAATLGSDDVARALKDAGLSAQSLNGAIESLRGGRTADTQNAEDRYDALKKYAVDLTEKARAGKLDPVIGRDEEIRRTIQVLARRTKNNPVLIGEPGVGKTAIAEGLALRIANGDVPDGLKDRTLVSLDMGALIAGAKYRGEFEERLKGVIDEVKGSDGQIILFIDEMHQLVGAGKTDGAMDAGNLLKPALSRGELHVIGATTLDEYRTYVEKDAALERRFQPVMIEEPTVPDTISILRGLKEKYELHHGVRITDAALVAAATLSNRYITDRFLPDKAIDLMDEAASRLRMEVESKPEEIEKLDRRIIQLKIEREALKKESDAGSKDRLERLEKELADLEQESAELTQRWQAEKDKIDAEGDLKAALDQARIELEQAQRGGDLAKAGELQYGRIPELEKKLEAASAATEGAMLREEVTDEDIASVVSRWTGVPVEKMMEGEREKLLQMEELLGRRVIGQKEAVDAVAKAVRRSRAGLQDPGRPLGSFLFLGPTGVGKTELTKALAEFLFDDPTAMVRIDMSEFMEKHSVARLVGAPPGYVGYEEGGKLTEAVRRRPYQVVLFDEVEKAHADVFNILLQVLDDGRLTDGQGRTVDFTNTIIILTSNLGSQYLASQGEDTDPKVVEDQVMEVVRGHFRPEFLNRLDEIILFHRLSQSHMGPIVDIQLKRLQKLLDDKKISIELSEGARNWLGRVGYDPVYGARPLKRAVQRYLQDPLADEILAGRVRDGMTVKVEEGDGQLELSPA, encoded by the coding sequence ATGGATCTCGAGAAACTGACCGAACGCGCGCGTGGCTTCCTGCAAGCCGCCCAGACCATCGCGGCACGTGAAAATCACCAGCGCATCACGCCTGCGCACCTTGTAAAGGCGCTGCTGGACGACGACCAGGGCATGGCCGCCGGGCTCATCGCCAAGGCTGGCGGCGATGCCCGCGCCGCCCGCTCGAACGTGGACACGCTCGTCGCCAAGGAGCCCAGCGTCACCGGCGGCGGTGCGTCACAGGCGCCCGGGGTCGACGGCAATACGATGCGCCTGCTCGACAAGGCGCAGGAAGTCGCCGAGAAATCGGGCGACAGCTATGTCACCGTCGAGCGCATTCTGCTCGCGGCCACCCTCGGCTCGGACGATGTCGCCAGGGCGCTCAAGGACGCGGGCCTGTCGGCGCAGAGCCTTAACGGCGCGATCGAGAGCCTGCGCGGCGGCCGCACCGCCGATACGCAGAACGCCGAAGACCGCTATGACGCGCTCAAGAAATATGCTGTCGACCTCACCGAAAAGGCCCGCGCAGGCAAGCTCGACCCGGTCATCGGGCGCGACGAAGAAATTCGCCGCACCATCCAGGTCCTCGCCCGCCGCACCAAGAATAATCCCGTCCTCATCGGCGAACCCGGCGTCGGCAAGACCGCCATCGCCGAAGGCTTGGCCCTGCGCATCGCCAATGGCGACGTCCCCGACGGCCTCAAGGACCGCACGCTCGTGTCACTGGACATGGGCGCGCTGATCGCCGGCGCCAAATATCGCGGCGAGTTCGAAGAGCGCTTGAAGGGCGTCATCGACGAGGTGAAGGGCTCCGATGGACAGATCATCCTCTTCATCGACGAGATGCACCAGCTCGTCGGCGCGGGGAAAACCGACGGCGCGATGGACGCGGGCAATCTGTTGAAGCCTGCCCTCAGCCGCGGCGAATTGCACGTCATCGGCGCCACCACGCTCGATGAATATCGCACTTATGTCGAAAAGGACGCCGCGCTCGAACGCCGCTTCCAGCCCGTGATGATCGAGGAACCGACGGTGCCCGACACTATCTCGATCCTGCGCGGCCTCAAGGAGAAATATGAGCTCCACCACGGCGTGCGCATCACCGACGCCGCGCTGGTTGCCGCCGCCACGCTCTCGAACCGTTACATCACGGACCGTTTCCTGCCCGACAAGGCGATCGACCTCATGGACGAGGCGGCAAGCCGCCTGCGCATGGAGGTAGAATCCAAGCCCGAGGAAATCGAGAAGCTCGACCGCCGCATCATCCAATTGAAGATCGAGCGCGAGGCCTTGAAGAAGGAAAGCGACGCGGGCTCGAAGGACCGGCTCGAACGGCTCGAGAAGGAGCTTGCAGATCTCGAGCAGGAGAGCGCCGAACTGACCCAGCGCTGGCAGGCCGAAAAGGACAAGATCGACGCCGAGGGCGACCTCAAGGCCGCGCTCGACCAGGCCCGAATCGAGCTCGAACAGGCCCAGCGCGGCGGCGATCTCGCCAAGGCGGGCGAGCTCCAATATGGCCGGATTCCCGAGTTGGAGAAGAAGCTTGAGGCCGCAAGCGCCGCCACCGAGGGTGCCATGCTGCGCGAGGAAGTGACCGACGAGGATATCGCCTCCGTCGTCAGCCGCTGGACCGGCGTTCCCGTCGAGAAAATGATGGAAGGCGAACGCGAGAAACTCCTCCAGATGGAAGAACTGCTCGGGCGTCGCGTCATCGGCCAGAAGGAAGCGGTCGATGCCGTCGCCAAGGCGGTGCGCCGCAGCCGCGCGGGGTTACAGGATCCGGGCCGTCCGCTCGGCAGCTTCCTCTTTCTCGGCCCGACCGGCGTGGGCAAGACCGAACTCACCAAGGCGCTTGCCGAATTCCTGTTTGACGACCCCACCGCCATGGTGCGCATCGACATGAGCGAGTTCATGGAAAAGCACAGCGTCGCCCGCCTCGTCGGCGCCCCTCCGGGCTATGTCGGTTACGAGGAAGGTGGCAAGCTGACCGAGGCCGTGCGCCGCCGTCCCTATCAGGTCGTCCTGTTCGACGAAGTGGAGAAGGCCCATGCCGACGTCTTCAACATCCTGTTGCAGGTGCTCGACGACGGGCGCCTGACCGACGGCCAGGGTCGCACCGTCGACTTCACCAACACGATCATCATCCTCACCTCCAACCTCGGCAGCCAGTATCTGGCGAGCCAGGGCGAGGATACCGATCCCAAGGTGGTCGAGGACCAGGTGATGGAGGTCGTGCGCGGCCATTTCCGACCCGAATTCCTCAATCGCCTCGATGAGATCATCCTCTTCCACCGCCTCAGCCAGAGCCACATGGGCCCGATCGTCGATATCCAGCTGAAGCGCCTGCAGAAGCTCCTCGACGACAAGAAGATCAGCATCGAATTGTCCGAAGGCGCCCGCAACTGGCTTGGCCGCGTCGGTTACGATCCCGTCTATGGCGCCCGCCCGTTGAAGCGCGCGGTGCAGCGCTATCTTCAGGACCCGCTTGCCGACGAGATCCTCGCCGGGCGCGTACGCGACGGCATGACGGTCAAGGTCGAGGAAGGCGATGGGCAGCTCGAACTGAGCCCCGCCTAG
- a CDS encoding TonB-dependent receptor domain-containing protein, with protein MKKIQKNALLSSTVIAGVALFAAPAFAQTVPVQSSEEAVEEAVENAVDDNQTIVITGSRVARPDLQASSPVAVVGAELIENSGEVNIENILNELPQTAPGANGSTNNGTDGGIATIDLRDLGASRTLVLMNGRRMVGSNNSNWVDLNNIPAALIERIDIVTGGASAVYGSDAVAGVVNFIMKDDFEGVEFGANYEITERGDGETYSFDVTVGGNFADGRGNAVLFGNYAKRESLLQGDRDFSVDYLLDVGDSLFPLGSSRIPGGVILVESTLPDGTVVGNTKFTPDGTPIDRDGEAFNFNPTNYIQTPQDRYVLAGFTNYEISDSVEFYAELLYANQQIAQQLAPDANDIPEPPAQLLATIANPLYNEALQTYLSENFDADGDGVASIPQFRRRMLEVGPRETYFDSNTYRGVGGFRGDIADSGWYYDAYASYGRNERSEELLYYTSDLRIQQALLVDVLEDGSVVCQDQSGGCVPIRLFGDGGISPEGAEFISPTGLVNRRVDQLVLSGVVSNSSLFDLGWGGAGFAAGVEYREESAETAPDAVVRSGELGPGNDEQPTVGGYNVSEVFGELVVPLMAGLELEGAARYSDYSTVGGVFTWKAGAQWEVVDGIRFRGLYQRAIRAPNISELFLGDSAGADDFTDFCIDSDRRTPTIEAFCVASGVPQSELDGFEGDLSEQATTVFGGNPDLTEEKADTITLGVVLDPVSLPGFTATIDYYNITIDDAIVSLSANNIGTLCARALSTADQFCQRITRDPTNGVVARIEAPTANVANEKREGIDWSLGYTFDQDAFGGVGVALRHIGNYTFVNEFTPLEGADVIDCNGKFGENCTGLGDFISPKWATTTSVDLDFGSLGWFNQFQLIGNSTNTDAGAFVQDTGTVFYWDTAFTYDLTDRIGFTAGVRNLLDRDPPLLGSNGPDANTDPSLYDVFGRTYYAGVRLGLGGGAVPMPEPIVREVEVVREVPVETAPATITCANGYVALASSGCPATPPPPPPPPPAPEPERG; from the coding sequence ATGAAGAAGATCCAGAAGAACGCGCTGCTCAGCAGCACGGTGATCGCGGGCGTCGCCCTGTTCGCCGCGCCTGCTTTCGCGCAGACCGTGCCGGTCCAGTCGTCGGAAGAAGCCGTCGAAGAGGCCGTCGAAAATGCTGTCGATGACAATCAGACGATCGTCATCACCGGTTCGCGCGTTGCGCGCCCCGACCTCCAGGCCTCGAGCCCGGTGGCGGTTGTCGGTGCCGAGCTCATCGAGAACTCGGGCGAAGTCAACATCGAGAACATCCTCAACGAGCTGCCGCAGACCGCGCCGGGCGCGAACGGTTCGACCAACAACGGCACCGACGGTGGTATCGCCACCATCGACCTTCGCGACCTTGGTGCCTCGCGTACCCTCGTCCTGATGAACGGCCGCCGCATGGTCGGTTCGAACAATTCGAACTGGGTCGATCTCAACAACATTCCGGCCGCGCTTATCGAGCGCATCGACATCGTCACCGGCGGTGCCTCGGCCGTTTACGGTTCGGACGCGGTTGCCGGCGTCGTCAACTTCATCATGAAGGATGACTTCGAAGGCGTCGAATTCGGTGCCAACTACGAGATCACCGAACGTGGTGACGGCGAGACCTACAGCTTCGACGTCACGGTCGGCGGCAACTTCGCCGACGGTCGCGGTAACGCGGTGCTGTTCGGCAACTACGCCAAGCGCGAATCGCTTCTCCAGGGCGACCGCGACTTCTCGGTCGACTATCTGCTCGATGTCGGCGACAGCCTCTTCCCGCTGGGTAGCTCGCGCATCCCGGGCGGCGTGATCCTCGTCGAATCGACCCTGCCCGACGGCACCGTGGTCGGCAACACGAAGTTCACCCCCGACGGCACGCCGATCGATCGCGATGGCGAAGCGTTCAACTTCAACCCGACGAACTATATTCAGACGCCGCAGGACCGTTACGTTCTCGCCGGCTTCACGAATTACGAGATCTCGGACAGCGTCGAATTCTACGCTGAGTTGCTCTACGCCAACCAGCAGATCGCGCAGCAGCTTGCGCCTGACGCCAACGACATCCCCGAGCCGCCCGCACAGCTGCTCGCCACCATCGCGAACCCGCTCTACAACGAAGCGCTCCAGACCTATCTGAGCGAAAACTTCGATGCGGACGGCGATGGCGTCGCCAGCATCCCGCAGTTCCGTCGTCGCATGCTCGAAGTCGGTCCGCGCGAGACCTACTTCGACAGCAACACCTATCGTGGTGTGGGTGGCTTCCGCGGCGATATCGCCGACAGCGGCTGGTACTATGACGCCTATGCGTCCTACGGCCGTAACGAGCGTTCGGAAGAGCTGCTCTATTACACGTCGGATCTTCGCATCCAGCAGGCGCTCCTCGTCGACGTCCTCGAAGACGGCAGCGTGGTCTGTCAGGACCAGTCGGGCGGCTGTGTGCCGATCCGTCTGTTCGGTGACGGTGGCATCAGCCCCGAAGGCGCCGAATTCATCTCGCCGACCGGCCTGGTGAACCGCCGCGTCGACCAGCTCGTCCTGTCGGGCGTCGTGTCGAACTCGTCGCTGTTCGACCTCGGTTGGGGTGGCGCCGGCTTCGCGGCCGGTGTGGAATATCGTGAAGAGAGCGCCGAAACCGCTCCCGACGCGGTTGTTCGTTCGGGCGAGCTTGGCCCGGGTAACGATGAACAGCCCACCGTCGGTGGCTACAACGTTTCGGAAGTCTTCGGCGAACTCGTCGTTCCGCTCATGGCGGGCCTCGAGCTCGAAGGCGCGGCACGTTACTCCGACTACTCGACCGTTGGCGGCGTCTTCACCTGGAAGGCTGGCGCGCAGTGGGAAGTCGTTGACGGGATCCGCTTCCGCGGCCTGTATCAGCGCGCCATCCGCGCTCCCAACATCTCCGAGCTTTTCCTCGGCGATTCGGCTGGTGCGGACGACTTCACCGACTTCTGTATCGACAGCGATCGTCGTACCCCGACCATCGAAGCGTTCTGCGTCGCCTCGGGCGTGCCGCAGAGCGAGCTCGACGGCTTCGAAGGCGACCTTTCGGAACAGGCCACCACGGTGTTCGGCGGCAACCCCGACCTGACCGAGGAAAAGGCCGACACGATCACCCTCGGTGTCGTGCTCGATCCGGTCTCGCTTCCGGGCTTCACCGCGACGATCGATTACTACAACATCACCATCGACGATGCGATCGTGTCGCTCAGCGCGAACAACATCGGCACGCTGTGCGCCCGTGCGCTCAGCACTGCCGACCAGTTCTGTCAGCGCATCACTCGTGACCCGACCAACGGTGTTGTCGCGCGCATCGAAGCGCCGACCGCCAACGTCGCGAACGAGAAGCGCGAAGGCATCGACTGGTCGCTGGGTTACACCTTCGATCAGGACGCGTTCGGCGGTGTCGGCGTGGCCCTGCGTCACATCGGCAACTACACCTTCGTGAACGAGTTCACGCCGCTCGAAGGTGCCGACGTCATCGATTGTAACGGCAAGTTCGGTGAAAACTGCACCGGTCTCGGCGACTTCATCTCGCCGAAATGGGCCACCACCACGTCGGTCGACCTCGACTTCGGTTCGCTTGGCTGGTTCAACCAGTTCCAGCTGATCGGCAACTCGACCAACACCGATGCGGGTGCGTTCGTTCAGGACACGGGTACCGTCTTCTACTGGGATACGGCCTTCACCTACGACCTGACCGACCGGATCGGCTTCACGGCCGGCGTTCGCAATCTGCTTGATCGCGATCCGCCGCTGCTGGGTTCGAACGGCCCCGACGCCAACACCGATCCGTCGCTCTACGACGTCTTCGGTCGCACCTACTATGCCGGCGTTCGCCTCGGCCTGGGTGGCGGCGCGGTCCCGATGCCGGAACCGATCGTTCGCGAAGTCGAAGTCGTGCGCGAAGTGCCGGTCGAAACCGCTCCGGCGACGATCACCTGCGCGAATGGCTATGTGGCGCTGGCGAGCTCGGGTTGCCCCGCAACCCCTCCGCCCCCGCCGCCGCCCCCGCCCGCTCCTGAACCCGAGCGTGGCTAA
- a CDS encoding DUF2093 domain-containing protein has translation MMLLGGGREARIQYDDATFRLISHGDHVLCAVTGTRIPLTELKYWSVARQEAYVDAHASLEAECRARGGAIGG, from the coding sequence CTGATGTTGCTGGGCGGCGGACGCGAGGCGCGGATCCAATATGACGATGCGACCTTTCGCCTGATCAGCCACGGCGACCATGTGCTGTGCGCGGTGACGGGCACTCGAATTCCGCTCACCGAGCTCAAATATTGGTCGGTGGCGCGGCAGGAGGCCTATGTGGATGCTCACGCCAGCCTCGAGGCCGAATGCCGCGCCCGCGGCGGTGCCATCGGCGGTTAA
- the xseA gene encoding exodeoxyribonuclease VII large subunit — protein sequence MIASKPPVSGLLASESPGDNSPAQGVGELSRALKRTVEDRFGHVRVRGEISGWKRAASGHCYFTLKDEDACIDAVLWKGQAGRLAFAPEDGAEVVASGKVTTYPGRSKYQIVVGSMELAGEGALMALLEKRKKQLAGEGLFDRERKKSLPYLPRVIGVVTSPTGAVIRDILHRLEDRCPTHVIVWPVQVQGESAAGQVAAAIRGFDALDGSGPVPRPDLLIVARGGGSIEDLWAFNEEAVVRAAADCSIPLISAVGHETDVTLIDHAADKRAPTPTAAAEMAVPVLADLQGWLGELDRRARERMARTVRERGDRLDEMGERLPKPARLVERPAQRLGEAVRGLRSGLRLRAQAAETRLGTVAARHQPALLERQARDGATRLDNASQRLVQGLRQGRARGAERLEMASGRALPALRQRVRRAEELSASVFARLRPEPVRRALADEQVRLDRLWDMARLVHPERLLDKGYAMVFGADGQVVTSAAAARAEPRLTLKFKDAALGVVPGDGADARDKAARPVAKSARIAYRGAKTRDDGKQGGLFDHPDQDGET from the coding sequence ATCATCGCCTCCAAGCCACCCGTTTCCGGCCTGTTAGCGTCCGAAAGCCCCGGCGACAATTCGCCAGCACAGGGCGTCGGCGAATTGTCGCGTGCATTGAAGCGCACGGTCGAGGACCGGTTCGGCCATGTCAGGGTGCGCGGCGAGATCTCCGGCTGGAAGCGCGCTGCCTCGGGGCACTGCTATTTTACCCTGAAGGACGAGGACGCCTGCATCGATGCCGTCCTGTGGAAGGGGCAGGCGGGGCGGCTCGCCTTCGCCCCCGAGGATGGCGCCGAGGTCGTCGCCTCGGGCAAAGTGACGACCTATCCGGGGCGGTCCAAATATCAGATCGTCGTGGGGTCGATGGAATTGGCGGGCGAGGGCGCGCTGATGGCGCTTCTCGAAAAACGCAAGAAACAGCTGGCGGGCGAGGGGCTGTTTGATCGCGAGCGCAAGAAGTCGCTGCCTTATCTGCCGCGCGTCATCGGGGTGGTGACGAGCCCGACCGGCGCGGTAATCCGCGACATCCTGCACCGGCTCGAGGATCGCTGTCCGACGCATGTCATCGTCTGGCCGGTACAGGTGCAGGGCGAGAGCGCGGCCGGACAGGTCGCCGCCGCGATCCGGGGATTCGATGCGCTGGACGGCAGCGGGCCGGTGCCGCGACCCGACCTCCTCATCGTCGCGCGCGGGGGCGGGTCGATCGAGGATCTGTGGGCCTTCAACGAGGAAGCGGTGGTGCGCGCCGCCGCCGACTGTTCGATCCCGCTGATCAGCGCGGTCGGGCACGAGACCGACGTGACGCTGATCGACCATGCCGCCGACAAGCGCGCGCCGACCCCGACGGCGGCGGCCGAGATGGCGGTGCCGGTGCTGGCCGACCTGCAGGGCTGGCTTGGCGAATTGGATCGCCGCGCGCGCGAGCGGATGGCGCGGACGGTGCGCGAGCGCGGTGACCGTCTGGACGAGATGGGCGAGCGATTGCCCAAGCCCGCACGACTGGTCGAACGCCCGGCGCAGCGGCTGGGCGAGGCGGTGCGGGGCCTGCGCTCGGGGCTCCGCCTGCGCGCGCAGGCGGCGGAGACGCGGCTCGGCACGGTGGCGGCGCGGCACCAGCCGGCGCTGCTCGAACGGCAGGCGAGGGATGGGGCGACCCGGCTCGACAATGCTTCTCAGCGATTGGTGCAGGGGTTGCGCCAGGGCCGGGCCCGGGGCGCCGAGCGGCTCGAGATGGCGAGCGGGCGGGCGCTGCCCGCACTGCGCCAGCGGGTACGCCGCGCAGAAGAGCTCAGCGCCTCCGTGTTCGCGCGACTGCGGCCCGAGCCGGTGCGCCGCGCCTTGGCCGATGAACAGGTGCGGCTCGACCGCCTGTGGGACATGGCCCGGCTGGTTCACCCAGAGCGGTTGCTCGACAAGGGCTATGCGATGGTGTTCGGCGCCGACGGGCAGGTGGTGACGAGCGCAGCGGCCGCGCGCGCCGAGCCGCGGCTGACGCTCAAGTTCAAGGACGCGGCGCTGGGCGTGGTGCCGGGCGATGGCGCCGACGCGCGTGACAAGGCTGCTCGTCCCGTTGCGAAATCGGCGCGGATTGCCTATCGCGGCGCCAAGACACGGGATGACGGCAAGCAGGGCGGCCTGTTCGACCATCCCGACCAAGACGGAGAGACCTGA
- the purD gene encoding phosphoribosylamine--glycine ligase, with protein MKILLLGSGGREDALAWRLSQCGSCEELHVAPGNPGMARWADEVHALDLSDLAATVQLAKGIDADLVVVGPEAPLVAGLADLLTEAGIPCFGPGKGAAMLEGSKSFTKRICDDAGIPTASYCETASVEAAMAALDRFGIPVVIKADGLAAGKGVTVAMTREEAEEAVREAGDAPLVIEEFLDGEEASLFALCDGSSVQFLASAQDHKRVGEGDTGPNTGGMGAYSPAPVLTDALAEQAMREIVAPTAQWLEQQGMAYRGVLYAGLMLTAEGPKLIEYNVRFGDPECQAIMPRIAGDLAAALLAVAKGDLGSAEAIELEDAHVMTIVVASKGYPASATKGGAIHGIEAAEEEGAIVFQAGTSRNDDGQLVANGGRVLNVTAAGESLADARDAAYAALGRIEFADGFSRRDIGWRELGRDRTDRT; from the coding sequence ATGAAGATCCTGCTCTTGGGTTCGGGTGGACGCGAAGATGCGCTGGCGTGGCGACTTTCGCAATGCGGCTCTTGCGAGGAACTGCACGTCGCGCCGGGTAATCCCGGCATGGCGCGCTGGGCCGACGAGGTCCATGCGCTCGACCTTTCTGACCTCGCCGCCACCGTCCAGCTCGCCAAGGGCATCGACGCCGACCTCGTCGTCGTCGGCCCCGAAGCCCCGCTCGTGGCCGGGCTCGCCGATCTCCTGACCGAAGCCGGCATTCCCTGCTTCGGTCCCGGCAAGGGCGCCGCCATGCTCGAGGGCTCGAAAAGCTTCACCAAGCGCATCTGCGACGATGCTGGCATCCCCACCGCGTCCTATTGCGAGACCGCCAGCGTGGAGGCCGCCATGGCCGCGCTCGACCGCTTCGGCATCCCCGTCGTGATCAAGGCCGACGGCCTCGCGGCGGGCAAGGGCGTCACCGTCGCCATGACCCGCGAAGAGGCCGAGGAAGCGGTGCGCGAGGCGGGCGATGCCCCGCTCGTGATCGAGGAATTCCTCGACGGCGAGGAAGCCAGCCTGTTCGCCTTGTGCGACGGCAGCTCGGTGCAGTTCCTCGCCTCGGCACAGGATCACAAGCGCGTCGGCGAGGGCGACACCGGCCCCAACACCGGCGGCATGGGCGCCTACAGCCCCGCCCCCGTCCTCACCGACGCGCTCGCCGAGCAGGCGATGCGCGAGATCGTCGCGCCAACGGCGCAGTGGCTCGAGCAGCAGGGCATGGCCTATCGCGGAGTCCTCTATGCCGGACTCATGCTCACCGCCGAGGGTCCCAAGCTCATCGAATATAATGTCCGCTTCGGCGATCCCGAATGCCAGGCGATCATGCCGCGCATCGCGGGCGATCTCGCCGCGGCGTTGCTCGCTGTCGCCAAGGGCGATCTCGGCAGCGCGGAAGCGATCGAGCTCGAGGATGCCCATGTCATGACGATCGTGGTCGCCTCCAAGGGCTATCCCGCCAGCGCCACCAAGGGTGGCGCGATCCACGGAATCGAGGCGGCCGAAGAGGAGGGCGCGATCGTCTTCCAGGCCGGCACCTCGCGCAATGACGACGGTCAGCTCGTCGCCAATGGCGGCCGCGTCCTCAACGTCACCGCGGCGGGTGAAAGTCTCGCCGATGCGCGCGACGCGGCCTATGCCGCGCTCGGCCGCATCGAGTTTGCCGACGGCTTTTCGCGCCGAGACATCGGCTGGCGCGAACTTGGGCGGGACAGAACCGACCGGACTTGA